The segment GAAGGCTTGCTGGGTGCATCTCCGTCGACGGCCACGGCGGTGCCAACGTACTCGACAACGCAAATATCACTCCCATGTGGGTTGGGAGCAGGACGGCAGCGCGAGAGAGCTGCCGGCTTGGCTGGAGGACCAGGCCGGGGCGCGATGTGGCCTAGGCAGGTCTGCGGCGGTTCGCGGCAGTGCGGGCGCGCCGGAGTGGCCGCGTGGCCCAGGTGGAGAGTGGGCTGGCGCGGGAGCTGAAGCGAGCGGGTCCAGTGGAGCGGTACGAGGCTGAGTCAGTCACCACTCGTGTGCTGCCATCGGCAAAATAAAGAACAGTAGACCGGTGAactgatctattttttttaagagaaaaatagatgaaaaatTAGGGTTTCATGAACCTTTTAGGGATACTTTGATGTGCATCTTGCGAACCTACTCATGTAATGAAGATTAAATTCTAGTAAGTTTTCTCTGTTTCATCGTTTCACGGTGATTTTTAGTGAGTTGTTCAATTGTTGTGATTTGTCTTTTGATGTATCCAAAATCATCTTAAAGTATCAAGGTAactctttgaattttttttgcagtGGGTTCTCTGTTGCAGGTGTTCTTGGACTATGCAGACATCGACGGCGCCGCCAAAGTAAAGGAGGCATTGCATGGAAAGAAACTGGGTAAATTGGTTTTATGTCATCGAAAAATGCACATTTTAGAAATTTACCAACGAACTACAATAGTACATTTTAATATCATTGAAAGTTGTTTCCGTTTAGATATATACCACTCCGTCCACTTTTCACGTTAACAACATAAAATCTAAACATTTTGCCCCTACGGCCAACATGACCGATTGAGAAGGCACATGTCAATCCCCTTCCATTTTCTAGATCCAATCTCACTTCTCTGGTCTTTGGTTGTGTTGCGACAGGGATGAACAGCCGTGCTCTCGTGTTCTCCTTCGGCAGGGACGAACAAGCTCGATCTATGCTTAGTATTCAGCAGGCAAAGATGACATTTCACATCAGCCAAAGTgatgaaaaaaatgcaaaaaatgaaaaaacgGTAACAAAAGTGGACGGAGTGGTATATATTTAAACAGAGGGAACTTTTGAATTGTTATAGTCGAATGATAAATTCCTAAAACGTACATCTTTCCACggcatgaaaccaatttttccaACGAAATTTGGTGAGAACCCAGTGGTTGCGGTCTGCTATCCCGAAGACAACTTTACCAATGAGGAATACCATGGATAAATGTTATCCCTCTCTATCTATCAATAGCAGTAACCTTTTTGCCACCAACGATGAACGGATTTATCCTCCTAAGTGAAACCGTCTTGTTAACCCTGGATTAATGTGGAACCAGCAGGCAGTTATGATTCATCTTGATGAATGATGAGCTTGGGCTCTTCGCTTCTTCTGTTTCCGGTTTCCCTATCCTTGTCTCCTTTGAATTTCTTGGTATGGGCAACTGGCTGGCTGTCGCAGTGGATAAGTTTGGGATGGCTGAAAAGGTCACATCACGAAGATGGTGGTTTTAAATAATATTGTTCATGCCTTGTGTATCACTAATGATATTTATGTGACGCGTAGCTTGATAAGACAGGCAACCTTAGCTTGATAAGAATGGCAACCATAGCTTGACAAAGATCAACTGGTGGCGAACAGGCCAGACATATCATAGGATGACGGAGACGACGGTCTGCTGGTGGTGTTCGTGACCGTGGTAACATGCGGCGCCAGCTCATGATGCAGTTTATTTATTTGAGGGCAGTTTCTAAATCGGCAGGTGCGCGGATATTTGAATTACGTGTGCGGGTTTTAAAGTATGGATCTAGCGTGGAGATACACCATGGACTGAATTGAGAGGTACAGATAGAAAAAAATGGACTTTTTAATTGTATTTGGAGTAATTCAGTTGGAAAAGCTCAGAGAATCATAACCTAACAGCAAATTGAGAAAACAGTGATCAGGCAGTGACAGTGATTTTCTTAATATCAAATAGACAATCATAAGTAACGTGGATGGTCGATTGAGCTAGTTTTTTATCAAGTGACGTTCAACAGGGAGTGGTTCCCTTTCGTACAAGTCCAGTGAGTCAGGTATGTGTCAGGATTGAAGAATGCACTGTTACAAGTGAAGTTATGGAAGATGGAGTTCTAAGAATAGCAGTGTCTTTTAAGTAACAACTCTCACGTAGCAGCGAAGATGACAACATAAGTCCAGTATATATTGAGGTTCGTGTATGATGGCTTTAAAGTGGTGATATATTTATTAAGGTGAAGTTTGTTAAATATATGTTGAATATTACTGTGTAATTCTGGTTACGTTGAGATTTAAAATTGTAATTAGCGGTATAAGTTAGTCAAACTCTCATAACCCATCATTCTCATAATATGAGAGGACCACCATTGTAATTAGCATGTCGACGTAGCGATAGACTCGTAGGGATGCCAATGGTATTACTAAGATAATGGATGATCGGTGTTGAAACTGTGTGGAGCAACACCTATAGTAAAGCTTCAGAAATATAGGCTTCAGTGAACCTGTTAAAAAAACATCACACCTCTACTGTGGTCTTACATGTTCGTCTCGGCATATCCACACCACTGTGTGGGCTGATTTTCTAATTAATAGCGAAGATGGTGATAGGCTGACTAGTTATTGTATATCAAACGCATTTGCGTGTCCTCATGGTGACGTTGGGGGAAAATGGGAATGACCTGATAACTTGTTAAGAAAACAATACTGAAATCATGCAAGCTTGAAATATGTAcgatatttatttgaaattagaAGACGTGatccaaaagaaaaggcaaaccATATTACACTAGTTTAGGTGAACAAATGAAATCAGAGGACgagatccaaaaaaaaaaaggcaaaccATACTACAGTAGTTGAGGTTTGTTTGAACAAAAATGAAATTAGAGGACATGatccaaaagaaaaggcaaaccATATTACagtagttgagctttgtttgAACAAATGAAATTAGAGGACGTGatccaaaagaaaaggcaaaccATACTACAGTAGTTGAGGTTTGCTTGAGCAAATGAAATTAGAGGATGTGATCGAAAAGGCAAACCATATTATAGTAGTTGAGGTTAGCAACTGAAAAAAGAAATGGATAATGCAGGGCTTAACGGTAAATGCATGCCAACCAATGCTTAATCTGACAACAAAACCCTATGTATTCATCGAAGATCAAAATTGAGGAAAAATATATGAACGCTGTATGTCCTAATCGTTCTGTGACCACTGATCACCTCAAGGTGATGAAATCAAACAGGTAAACACTACTGCCGTAatgggaaaaaaatcaaataccttcCTAGAGGAATAATATGTTCTCGTCTAGACATTTATAGTAGTCACAAGAAGGATAAAGATTGTTATTAAGTGCTACGTGTGTCCTGCAATGACAAAGGAATTAAAGTTGTAATGACAAAATTATGATTAGATATGCATTGCAGTAGATTACTTCGCATAGTGAATGATTATTACTACGGAGTAGTAAGTTAAAGCTACTAGTCGTCACCCCTTGCAGTTCCACAGGCTAGCAAATAAGTTGCTATAAACTTATTTGCTAGCTAAGTAGGTTGAACATTTATCATGATGAACACTTGATTTTATAGCAACTAATTTACTGAAGATCTGGAGATTTTGATTTTATAGCAACTTATTTACTGAAGATGTGGAGATTTCCAACCATGACCTCGACCACCACAGCTATAACAGACTGAATTTCGAAGAGAAATAACCTTATCAAAACAGACAAACCGTAGGGAGTAGCAAAATCATTTACTCTGGGACTACAAGGAGGTTTTAATAACGACAACCTAAATCAAAACAAACAAACCGCGCGATATAGGAGTAATATGGTTGGTGGTAGTTGTGCATCTTTAACTGGTGAATGAGAGCAAGATATATATATCTTTGTACGTCAGTACGTGCATGCATCAACACCAAATTAAAGTGTATATAGACGATGTCAAAAACTAATTGGGCAACGTTAGATGCCAGTCTACCACAGCTGAGAAGGTATATTCAGTAAACAGAGATAAATATAAGAATTACGAAGTTAACATTCCCACTTGGATGTGATCATAATTTCTCCTTGTGTCTGAATTATATTGTTCTATTCAAATATATCTTTGTGTTTTAGCACCCCTCGTTAATGCAACTAGATAAATTGGCCCGCGCAATTACACGGATATACATTTAATAATCTGTGAATGTACTCCCTCTGTTCATAGATGTATTACGTTTTGGATATCGATAAGGTCTCCGGTTTGCAAATTTGTCTGATacttttatattaaaattataaaaaaacttaTGGAATTtctatttatgaaaatattttttcataacAAATGCAATAATACTATGTACACATATGACCCATCCAAATAATAGTTCTTAAATCGAATGGTACACGGTTTATAGGATGTAGCAGACTTATGAACAGAGAGAGTAATACCACACGTTCTCAATTCGTTTTACCTTATGCGCAAATATTTTAGGGGGAACAATTATTGGAAATTATATTTTCAACACTATACGTAAAGAAGAATGACAAATAGCGATTCTGATCTCCTAGAGATCCATCCTTTTGCCCTTGTTCATCCGACTAAgttagcaaataaaattaccTTGTAACCCTTACACCCGATCTAAAAGTTAGTACCTGGCGTACTTAAGCACCTTTGAGTTGGTACCTTTGACTGTGGATCATGGGATTCCAATAAATCAACGGTTAGCATGTAACATCACTTTTGCATACACTATGAAATCTCTCAACGTCGTGGACATGGCCGGTTGGCGTCTTTGCTCTATAAGAGTAGCGACAAGGCTGTGATTCTTCTGCTCTGTTGTAAGTCTTCCTTTCGATCTCTTGTCTCTAGCTTCGGTTTGTCACTAGCCATTAATTTATGTTTCTCCCATGACATTATTCCTCAAGCTAGCTAGTAGTTTCTCTGTGATCTGTTTCTAGATCTTTTTTCTTCACTCTTCATTTCCAGTGTTTTGTACAGTACTTCTTCTGCAGCTAATACATACTTCCAGATGGCCGATTGGAGCATGGAACCAGCTGCAGTATGGGTCCCTAGCGAATTTCAGCTGGCCAATTGGACCATGGAACCAGCGGTATGGTCTCCTGACCTCCCTGCTGATCAGATATTTGGTAGCTGGCTGCAAACATCTGTCGCTAGCTCTAGCGGAGAGCAGCTGGTCGAGTATGCAGCAGCCACACAGAATAATGATCCGATTCATGTGTTCGAGGAAGCAGCGCACGAGTTCGAGACTGATATCAACATGATGAAAATGAAGATGCATACGTACCCTGCAAGCTTCCGAGCTCTCGGTGAACAGTATACCGCCCCGACGATGGTGGCCATCGGCCCTTACCACCACGGCCGGGATCGCCTGAAGCAGGCGGAGACGGCGAAGCATGTGGCTGCCTACCACTGCATCAGGGAGTCAGGCCACTCAGTCCAGGAGATGTACGATGCGGTCGTCTCGGTCGCGCACTACGCCCGCAGCCTCTACGACCAGGCCGCGGTGGCCGGTATCGGCGACGACGACTTTCTACCGATGATGTTCTACGACGCTTGCTTCTTGGTGCAGTACATGCTTACGTGTACTCCCACCGGATTTGCCGAGATGGATCCGGCATTGCGCAGCTTCCTAGACTCCAACGACAACGACATCTACCATGACATCATGCTGCTTGAGAACCAGCTCCCATGGCGGGTGGTCGAGGCCGTCATGAGGTTCAGGCCCGTGCCTCTGGAGGGCTTCATTACTTGCTTGAAAGGCTGTCTGCAAGACCGAAAGGTTCCCGAAGAAGAGCCTTTTGTCTTGGATGAAAGCTACGAACCACCGCATCTCCTTGGCCTCCTCCGGTTCTACATtgtaggaagaagaagcaacaccaAGCTGCCCACCCCACCCGAAACCGACTCAGTATCAGTTTCTGGAATAAGCAACACCAAGCGGCCCCCCCAGCCCCAAACCGAGTCGATATCATTTTCTGTTAGTGCCATCGAGCTTGCCGAAATCGGCATCACGCTCGCAGCCAACAACAAAACAACAGAGCTCATCCACATGGGCGTCAAGAAGAAAGGGCCCATCTTCGCCGAGCTCTCCCTGGCGCCGCTGACCCTGGACGATGCACGTGCAAGCTACCTCGTCAACATGGCGGCTCTCGAGCTATGCACGATCCCACATTTCCAAGACGCTGAAGACGAAGAGTCTGCTGTCTGCTcgtacctcctcctcctcgacatGTTCGTGGATAGGGAGAACGACGTGCATGAACTGCGAACAAAGCATCTCctgcaaggaggaggagggctcACCAACAAGGAGGCGCTCGACTTCTTCGCGAGCCTTCCGGGCCTGCGCCTCGGATCCTGCTATGTCCGCATCATGGAAGAGATTGAGAAGTACAGGGTGAAGAGGCGGATGTGGATCACGGTGCACGCGTTTCTTTACAAGAACATAAGAACCATCGTCATGGCCATCTCCGCCATTGGTGCACTTGTCGCTATCTTTGGGACGCTCAGGTCTCTCAAGGTCCATGTCCATTGATCTACGATTCTGTGAGATGTTTTACGTTTTAAGTGTTTAATTTCCTTTGTAATCAAAATTCCCTGTATCTGAATGCCATTTGCAGTAAAATGTTGGCTCCATGTTAATCTTCTGATTCTCTAGTTTGTTGTAACAGTGTTATATATTTGTCGGTTGGCTATCACTGCTACAGAAAGAATCATCGCTTTATAGCataaatcggtagtgataagcTTAAGAACTGATACTAATATtcattatcattatcggtttaTGACTTCAACCGTCAATGATAGTTTGCATTACTGTCAGTTCTTAGCTTCAACCTGCTGATTGATATACCTTACCATTGATACtcaattctgaaaaaaaatcaaaattgaaacAGGCACTAATTAACTAAGCTTTATATTACTATTCTAGAATCATCTGTTTAAATCATACTAGCTAAGTGTTCGTATGATGCAACGAAAATACAAATATTGAACACGGTCACATCAAACACAAACTTAAGGTACGGAGATATGGATACGCTATGAGAGCACTGCCAAACGAATACGTTGACAGCGATGTCGTTGTTTGATTTTGGATGGGGTCCAAAGAAGTGGAGGAGATTATCCACTAAATTTTctcctaatttctttatttatttttattagtaaaaatatattctatATCCGTAGTCAGTAACGAGGCGAGAAGGATGAGGGTGGATATcaaaagtgagtaaattatttcAATTTTAGGggattttattagatgagaagAGAGTAGGGGAAGAGGTGATATGAGAAttaactcgtattttatatagtagagactaataattaattaagtcaCTGTACACCAAAACATACCACGTGGCCGCATGCACAAAAGGAACCATAAAACTTTCAGTttgttatctttttttctcgaatGCGCAGGAGAGCTGCACATCTTTGAATTATAGAGAGAAAAAGGATCGACCTCTTACAAGCGCACCACCACCTCACTCCAGGCCGAGCCATGAGGGGTTGAATGAAACAAAACAGTTTGTAGTGAATAAAAAACCAAGAAGGATGAGACCTGACCATACACAAACTAGATTAACTAGCCCAAGCCGCGACCTAGACCGAGAGTCCGTAGGCCACGTGCACCCGCGAGACACCACAACTCCTCCTCTTCTTTGAAAGCCTGCATGAGGCTAGATATCCTCGGTGGAGCTCCGTCAAAGACACAAGCATTGCGATGCTTCCAAAGGATCCATGCACCCAGAATAATGACCGTGTTCAGccccttcttcttttccttcggCAGATTCTTGATAGCTTTGCGCCACCAAACAGCGAAGGAAATTTATGAGAGCTAGGCACTCGATCTTGCAGGTCCAACGCGGATAGTATTCGGTACCAGAAATCCCGTGCCAACACACAGGTGGTCAGGAGATGTTGGATATTCTCCTCCTCCTGGTCGCAAAAAGGACAGTGACTGGGATGTGGAAGCCCTCTCCTCGCGAGTCTGTCAGCCGTCCAGCACCTATTCCTTAACGCCAACCAAATAAAGAGTTTGCATTTCGCTGGAGCCCATGATTTCCAAACTCAACGCCAAGGCTCGAAAGTAATTGAACCATTAAAGAAGGCCCGATAAGCAGACTTGGAGGAAAAACGACATGATGCTTCTAGTCTCCAAAGGAGGATATCTACATCCTGGGTTAGCATTGTCTCCTGGAGGATATCCCACAACTGAAAATATTCAAACAAACCAATCAAAGAGAGTCCTCCTCTGATGTCTGCTGGCCAGTCATGAGCTTGTAATGCTTCCGCTACTGTGCGACGTGTGCGGGTATTCTGCGGTACAGCGGCCACCAGAGTCGGCGCGATATCTTGTAGCGAGCAGCCCATAAGCCATCGATCTGACCAGAAAAGCGTGCTACTCCCATCTCCGACCCGAGTCTCCATCACAATGTTGAACATGGCCGTGGCATTTGGGTGCACCTGTATGTCTAGACCGGCCCAAGCTCTGTTGGGGTCTGTCTTTTTGAGCCACAGCCATCGGATTTGGAGCACCCAGCCCATGACCTCCAAGTTAAGAATACCAAGGCCACCATAATCAAGGGGTCGCTGCACCTTATCCCAAGCGACCAGGCAAGAACCTCCATTTACTTGTTTCTGTCCCTTCCATGTGAAAGCTCTTCGTAATTTATCAATAGACCGAATAAACCACTTCGGAACCTTGATAGCGATCAGCACATAGATGGGAATACCAGATAACACAAAACGTACCCAAGTAACTCTACCAGCCATATTCATGAGGGAAGCCTTCCATGTCGGCAGATTATCTCCAATTCTTTCTATCCACGATAATAACTCAGCTTTCCCGAATTGTTTGATCGAGACCGGTAACCCCAAATACGTGCAAGGAAAAGCAGTAGGCGTACAGGGCAAAGTTGATGACACCATCTCCAAGTGTGATGGCTCACATCTGATAGGTATGACGCAACTCTTTTGCAGGTTACAGTGAAGACCGGATGCCTCGCCAAATTTATGAAGAATTTCCATTGTCAGGCCCATCTCTTCCTCAACCGGCCAGATGAACAAAGCAACATCATCAGCGTAGAGCGAGATGCGCTGCCCAGGATTACACCGAGATAGAGGTTGTAAAAGTTCCAGCTCGCCGACCTTTGTAAATAAACTGTTTAGGACATCCATCACCAAAATAAAAGGCATGGGCGAGAGGGGGTCTCCCTAGCGGAGCCCTCATTGGTGCCTGATTACATCTCCGGGCTCTCCATTGAGCAGCACACGAGTTGAAGATGTAGAGAGCAGATTTGAAACCAGGTTACACCAAACCTGTCCAAATCCCAAGTGCGCTAGAATTTCCAATAAAAAAGCCCAGTTTGTTATCATCACAAAAGAAAGTCTCACATCGCGCGCCTACGTGTACCACGACCAATTGGAATCAGCCATGACAACAAAGAAGTAGTCATCAGCGTAGGCGgtggcgtcctcctcctcggcgttcTCCTCTTCctaatcctcctcctcctcgtcatcctctTCATCCAAGCTCTAGCTTCTCTTCGACTTTGGCTCGGCAATGAAGAAGTACCAAACTTCTTCATCGGAGGGGGATCTCGCCGTTCCAGAGTCCAAGGATTATGCCTCATCTGAGCTCTCTGGTGGTGCCAGAGCTTCATCGTCGGACGAAGGCGCAGAGGTGGGTGGTGTGGCTAGAGATGGTGGTCGTAGTGAGGGGGAGCGTGGAATGAGCGCTAGAGCCAGAGATGGTGTTGGAGTTGGGTCCATCGCAGCGACGACAACAATGGAGGGGAGAgggctggagagagagagagagagagagagagagagagagagattagcgATTGACTGGAGCCGAAGAGTTAAATTTAAAGACTTCCGGGAGAAGCCGAACAGGCAGGGGCTAGAAGCCGTATTATAGTgggctatcactgtcggttcttaagTCCAATTGGTAGTGATAACTATTACCATTGCTAGTTAATAATGGCACGACTTTTTATGTGCtggtatcactgtcgattcttgTTAGGAACTGACGTTGATACATCATTGTCTGTATTATTATCGGTTCTTAAATCAATCCAGTAGTGATAACATTAACATGCAATGATGTATCAGTATCAGTTTATAATAAAAACTGATAGTGACACTGTTAGTTCTTGCTGATTCGGTTTTTTATGTGCCTCTTGAGCTTATGAATTGACAGTGATAAATTATCATTGTCGGATATAACAATATCAACAGTGATAATAAGATATGGATAACCATTTGTATAGTAGTGTATGAAACTTGCAAAATAGCTGTATACGAGATTGGTTACCTGGTGTCGATCACTAGGCTAATTTATAGCTAAACACTGCTGTTGCCtgccaataaaaaaaataaaaaattcaagccCTCTCCACCCaccctttttttttgtgattaaaAGGTGGCGCATACCCACCCCTAATTAAACGATAACAACTTGGTGAAAATTTTAATACGATAtaacatggttggtggtagctgTACATCTTGTGGTGAGTGAGAGCAAGGTATATGGTACCACCAACCAAATGGGTACGTGCATGCATCGACACCAAAGTATATATAGACGGTGTCATAATCTAATTGGGTAGCATTAGATGCCAGCCTGCCACAGTTGAGTAGGCATATTCGGTGAGACAGATATAGATATAAGAATTACTTCTGTGACACCCCGTGTTTTTAAATAtgtcactattttttttattttttgtcgAATTTACAATAAATTAAAGCAAATGCATATTAATTTGGGCAAATTTTCCTGAAATCacttcaaatttaaaattttgaaattgaAAACATTCACGAAAGCTCACTATATTGCATTT is part of the Phragmites australis chromosome 12, lpPhrAust1.1, whole genome shotgun sequence genome and harbors:
- the LOC133887017 gene encoding UPF0481 protein At3g47200-like, which encodes MADWSMEPAAVWVPSEFQLANWTMEPAVWSPDLPADQIFGSWLQTSVASSSGEQLVEYAAATQNNDPIHVFEEAAHEFETDINMMKMKMHTYPASFRALGEQYTAPTMVAIGPYHHGRDRLKQAETAKHVAAYHCIRESGHSVQEMYDAVVSVAHYARSLYDQAAVAGIGDDDFLPMMFYDACFLVQYMLTCTPTGFAEMDPALRSFLDSNDNDIYHDIMLLENQLPWRVVEAVMRFRPVPLEGFITCLKGCLQDRKVPEEEPFVLDESYEPPHLLGLLRFYIVGRRSNTKLPTPPETDSVSVSGISNTKRPPQPQTESISFSVSAIELAEIGITLAANNKTTELIHMGVKKKGPIFAELSLAPLTLDDARASYLVNMAALELCTIPHFQDAEDEESAVCSYLLLLDMFVDRENDVHELRTKHLLQGGGGLTNKEALDFFASLPGLRLGSCYVRIMEEIEKYRVKRRMWITVHAFLYKNIRTIVMAISAIGALVAIFGTLRSLKVHVH